The Leifsonia sp. ZF2019 DNA segment GACCGTCAACGGTGCGCTTGGTTCGGGCGCTAAAGGAACCGTCTTCGGACGCTCGAACGCGGCCTCCCTCGAGATCGAACCAGCCTCCTCGAGGGTCATTTGTGGTCTTTATGACGCTTCCCGGTTCGGCCCATCCCGTGATCGTGATCCATCCATCGGCTCCACGCACAGCCGAAACCAATACGGCGGCTGGGGTGATCGCGTTTGATTGGGTGCGTTGTGCGCCGAAGGCTTGGACTACGGCTTGACCGTCAACGGTGCGCTTGGTTCGGGCGCTAAAGGAACCGTCTTCGGACGCTCGAACGCGGCCTCCCTCGAGATCGAACCAGCCTCCTCGAGGGTCATTTGTGGTCTTTATGACGCTTCCCGGTTCGGCCCATCCCGTGATCGTGATCCATCCATCGGCTCCACGCACAGCCGAAACCAATACGGCGGCTGGGGTGATCGCGTTTGATTGGGTGCGTTGTGCGCCGAAGGCTTGGACTACGGCTTGACCGTCAACGGTGCGCTTGGTTCGGGCGCTAAAGGAACCGTCTTCGGACGCTCGAACGCGGCCTCCCTCGAGATCGAACCAGCCTCCTCGAGGGTCATTTGTGGTCTTTATGACGCTTCCCGGTTCGGCCCATCCCGTGATCGTGATCCATCCATCGGCTCCACGCACAGCCGAAACCAATCCCGTCGCCGGCTCGGTTGCGGTCTCCACGATCCAATCTTTTACGCGCGCGAGTGACATGTAGTACGCGCTGCTGCCACCGCCCGTAGACAGGACACCGACGACCTTGTCGTTGATGATGAACGGCCCCCCGGAGTCTCCATGCTGAGTGTGATCAGGCTCGCCCGTGACCTTGATGGCCATGCCACCGTGACCACCGCCACCGTTGGGTGCGAAACCGGTCACTCTCATGGCAGCGCGCTTCAGTACGTTCGCCCCCGCGTATCCTTCCGCGAAGCCCTGATCATTCTGTTCGGGTTGATAGTCCAGGTTGAGCGCCGCATATGACGCGAGGGGATGTCGTCTTGCTAAGTGCAGAAGGGCAATATCACCAGCACCAATTGGCTTTCCACCGTCGGTCTGCTGCTCGCTCGGATAGTAGACGTGGTCGACGGCCAGCCCCTCACCCGGCGTATTGTTCTGATCCATCGTGCTTGGATAAACGGCCACGCTCTTTGAGGAGTCCGTGCAATGACGAGCCGTCAGAACCCATGATGCAGATATCTGTTCTGCGGTGCACGACGCTGAGTAACCGGAGTATGACGCCCACGTCTTTGCTGCCCATGCTGTCGGAGGCGCCAAAACGCCGCCAGTGATGTCTTCGGACGGCGGCAGTAGGTCCCCGGATGGCGGGGCAGCCTCGATTGCGGGCAGGGGACTCGCCATCACTGGAGGAGCAAGAAGCGCCCCAGCGAGCAACGGTGCGAATCCGGCTGCAGCGAGGACGGCAGCAATGCGATACTTCATGCCGCGATGATGGACCATCAAGGCGAAGTTCCATCGGGAAATCCGATGGAACAGTAAAAGTTCACCCGCCAGCCTGAAGGCCTCGACGCCAGAACGAGAGTCGAAACGAATGGGCTACCGGTAGATCTGAGTGGAGCGCCCGGTGTTAGTTTCTGGGAGAGCCCGACCTACGGCCGACAGCCTCCACCCGCGGCGGACGAGCGATTCGTGACGATGTCCCCCGGTGGCAAAAGTTCGAGCGTTGGTCTTGCGCGAGAGTGCCCGTTCAACGCGAGTTGCTCTGGCAGTGTGCCGGGTGTGTGTCGTCTGAGCACCCATCGTCACACCGGCCGATTATCGTGCGAGCCTGCGTCAACGCACTCGTGGGCGCGTGTCTGCGGGCCCGCTGACGCCAATACATACCCGTCGCTTACGGAGATCAGGTTCGGTGAAACATCGATACGCATCCGCGCGAGCATGCCGATCAATGTCACGAGGGCGGGGGCATCTGAAGACGACGTCTGCAACACCACGGTCTCGCGTACCATCGGGTCGACCAGGCTTTCCCCGAACACGGAGACGACCCACTCCTGTGTGTCGGCGCGATCGTCCACGCGTTTGAATTGGGTCAGCAGAACTGATTCGATTTCCTCGCTCGTCAGGCTAGACAGGTCGCGCGCCCACACCGCGCCCTGATACCTACGCGGACATCCTGCCTCTCGGGTGATTTCCATCATTCCCACGAGGACCTCCTTGTCATTCCTACTAGCGGCGGGGGGATAACCCACCCCTGCATTCGCCGTTGCTCTCTCGCGTCCACCTGGGCCGAGGCCGGCCCGCATCCGTCCTGGGTATCTCACCCGTCGTCCACTGGTGCCGCCTATGGTCAAGATCTTGTGCCGGATGCGCCCCCTAATCGGCCGTCGTGATGCTGCGAA contains these protein-coding regions:
- a CDS encoding trypsin-like serine protease; translated protein: MVHHRGMKYRIAAVLAAAGFAPLLAGALLAPPVMASPLPAIEAAPPSGDLLPPSEDITGGVLAPPTAWAAKTWASYSGYSASCTAEQISASWVLTARHCTDSSKSVAVYPSTMDQNNTPGEGLAVDHVYYPSEQQTDGGKPIGAGDIALLHLARRHPLASYAALNLDYQPEQNDQGFAEGYAGANVLKRAAMRVTGFAPNGGGGHGGMAIKVTGEPDHTQHGDSGGPFIINDKVVGVLSTGGGSSAYYMSLARVKDWIVETATEPATGLVSAVRGADGWITITGWAEPGSVIKTTNDPRGGWFDLEGGRVRASEDGSFSARTKRTVDGQAVVQAFGAQRTQSNAITPAAVLVSAVRGADGWITITGWAEPGSVIKTTNDPRGGWFDLEGGRVRASEDGSFSARTKRTVDGQAVVQAFGAQRTQSNAITPAAVLVSAVRGADGWITITGWAEPGSVIKTTNDPRGGWFDLEGGRVRASEDGSFSARTKRTVDGQAVVQAFGAQRTQSNAITP